The sequence CTGCTGGCGCTGGCCGCCGCGCGGTTGCCCGAGCCGCTGCGCGACGGCCTCGGCGTGCGCGGCGCGGCCTGGAGTACGGCACTGCCGGCCGACCCGGTCTGGCTGTCGCTGTCGCTCTACGCGGTCGACGGCGGCCGCCACGATTTCGCGCTGGCGGCGGCGGCGGCCACCTGGCAGGCGCTGCTGGCGCGGCCGGGCTGGCAGCCGCTCGGGCCCGGCCCGGCGCTGGCCGGCGGCGCGCTGCCGCTGCTGTTCCGCTGCACCGTCGGCGCGGCGCGCCTGCCGTTGGCGCGCTGCCGCCAGCTGCGCCGTGGCGACGCGGTGCTGCTGCGGCCGGCGCATTTCGACCTGGACGGCGAAGGATGGATCAAGGCCGGCGGGCGGACCCTGCGGGTGCGCGCGCTGACGACGGGCGCGGTGGCCGCGCTCGAATTCCTGGGATGGGAGGATGCGATGGACGAAGCGGTGATCGAGGCAGTGGATGCGGCCGGCGAGATGGAAGCGGCGCTGCCGCGCGGCGCTGCGGCGGAAGCTGCGGCGGGCGGCTTCGGCCAGGTGCCGCTGCTGCTCGAATTCGACCTCGGCCGGCTCACGCTGACGCTGGCCGAGCTCGACGCGCTGGCGCCGGGCGCGGTGCTGCGGCTCGACGCGGCGGCCAGCCCGCCGTGGGTGAGCATCCGCGCCAACGGCCAGCCGGTCGGCCGCGGCGAGCTGATCGAGGTCGACGGCCGGCTGGCGGTGCAGATCGACACGCTGGCGAACCTGATCGATACGCTGCCGCTGGGCGCGGGCGAGCCGGCATGAGCGCGGCCGGCTTCGATCCCTTCTCGCTGGCGCTGGTACTTGCGCTGCTGGCCGTGCTGCCGCTGCTGCTGATGGTCACCACCTGCTTTCTCAAGGTGGCGGTGGTGCTGATGCTGGTGCGCAATGCGATGGGCGTGCAGCAGGCGCCGCCGAGCATGGCGATCTACGCGATGGCGATGGTGCTGACGCTGTTCGTGATGTCGCCGACGCTGCAGCAGATGGGCGACCGCTTCCGCGGCGAGGAGGCCGGCGCGGTCGCCGGCAGCGTGCTCGACCGGGTCGAGCGCGCCGCCACGCCCTTGCGCGGCTTCATGCTCAAGCACACCAAGCCCGAGCAGTCCGAGCAGTTCCTCGCCACCGCCCGCAAGCTGTGGGGAGCGGAAGCCGGCGCCAAGGCGACGCGCGAGGACCTGCTGATCCTGATCCCGGCCTTCGTGGTGTCCGAATTGCAG is a genomic window of Chitinimonas koreensis containing:
- the sctQ gene encoding type III secretion system cytoplasmic ring protein SctQ → MNASVRLRRLSGAEAAFAAWFGRGRLLSLQHPLERLALRPAQWDPAAPAPAVSLQLQTGAGPIALARGEDCLRLLAGIDVGQPGEAPAGALDWLLALAAARLPEPLRDGLGVRGAAWSTALPADPVWLSLSLYAVDGGRHDFALAAAAATWQALLARPGWQPLGPGPALAGGALPLLFRCTVGAARLPLARCRQLRRGDAVLLRPAHFDLDGEGWIKAGGRTLRVRALTTGAVAALEFLGWEDAMDEAVIEAVDAAGEMEAALPRGAAAEAAAGGFGQVPLLLEFDLGRLTLTLAELDALAPGAVLRLDAAASPPWVSIRANGQPVGRGELIEVDGRLAVQIDTLANLIDTLPLGAGEPA
- the sctR gene encoding type III secretion system export apparatus subunit SctR, with the translated sequence MSAAGFDPFSLALVLALLAVLPLLLMVTTCFLKVAVVLMLVRNAMGVQQAPPSMAIYAMAMVLTLFVMSPTLQQMGDRFRGEEAGAVAGSVLDRVERAATPLRGFMLKHTKPEQSEQFLATARKLWGAEAGAKATREDLLILIPAFVVSELQTGFEIGFLLYIPFVVIDLVVSNILLALGMQMVSPSTVSLPLKILLFVMVDGWGKLLHGLALSYL